In one window of Toxotes jaculatrix isolate fToxJac2 chromosome 10, fToxJac2.pri, whole genome shotgun sequence DNA:
- the tmem129 gene encoding E3 ubiquitin-protein ligase TM129, producing the protein MESPELSFTLAYIVFCLCFVFTPNEFRSAGLTIQNLFSSWLGSEDVGFVQYHVRRTSVTVLVHSVLPLGYYMGMCIAAPEKNLGYIHQVSDSWRAFLVLSLCLQLASWTLVIYWSRHHWHNHPISRSLQAHVQPPHSSWGQVAANINTEFRRIDKFATGAPGARVIVTDTWVLKVTTYHVYMALQRDCHVTVTESRQHQLNPDSASPAQILTLRVESINPAVRPFDIRLNSTEYAELREKLRAPIRNSANVVIHQTISELFLETFRAQVDLNQPYRLPSGQELEPCIGCMQVPANTKLVRLCHTEGADNESDCQQCFCRPMWCLSCLGRWFASRQDQQRPETWLSSKVPCPTCRATFCILDVCVVR; encoded by the exons ATGGAGAGCCCGGAGTTAAGTTTTACGTTGGCCTACATCGTCTTCTGTTTGTGCTTCGTGTTTACGCCCAATGAGTTCCGCTCGGCCGGCCTGACCATCCAGAACCTGTTTTCGTCCTGGCTGGGGAGCGAGGATGTGGGGTTCGTGCAGTACCACGTCCGGAGGACCAGCGTCACCGTGCTGGTCCACTCTGTGCTGCCTTTAG GTTACTACATGGGGATGTGTATCGCTGCTCCAGAGAAAAACCTGGGATACATTCACCAg GTGAGTGACAGCTGGAGAGCATTtctcgtcctctctctctgcctccaatTGGCCAGCTGGACCCTCGTCATCTACTGGTCCCGGCATCACTGGCACAACCACCCAATCAGCCGGTCCCTGCAAGCCCACGTGCAGCCGCCTCACTCCAGCTGGGGCCAAGTGGCAGCCAACATCAACACTGAGTTCCGACGCATTGATAAGTTTGCAACAGGGGCACCAGGAGCCAGAGTTATTGTTACTGACACCTGGGTGTTAAAA gtgaCCACCTATCACGTCTACATGGCCTTACAGAGAGACTGTCACGTGACAGTGACGGAGTCCAGGCAGCACCAGCTGAATCCAGACTCTGCCTCACCTGCACAGATCTTGACCCTAAGGGTGGAGAGCATCAACCCTGCTGTCAGACCCTTTGACATCAG ACTCAACTCGACAGAATATGCTGAGCTCAGGGAGAAGCTGCGTGCTCCCATCAGAAACTCTGCTAATGTAGTGATCCACCAAACCATCAGCGAACTCTTCCTGGAAACATTCAGAGCTCAGGTGGACCTCAATCAGCCGTACAGGCTCCCCAGTGGACAG GAGCTGGAGCCCTGTATCGGCTGTATGCAGGTTCCAGCAAACACCAAGCTGGTCAGACTGTGCCACACagagg gagCTGATAACGAGTCCGACTGCCAGCAGTGTTTCTGCAGACCCATGTGGTGTCTGTCCTGTCTGGGTCGATGGTTCGCCAGCCGCCAGGATCAGCAAAGACCTGAGACCTGGTTGTCCAGCAAAGTCCCCTGCCCCACCTGTAGAGCCACGTTCTGTATACTGGATGTCTGTGTGGTTCGCTGA